Proteins from a genomic interval of Lates calcarifer isolate ASB-BC8 unplaced genomic scaffold, TLL_Latcal_v3 _unitig_4054_quiver_2989, whole genome shotgun sequence:
- the LOC108896021 gene encoding uncharacterized protein LOC108896021 has protein sequence MMTSTLVTALFLCSFTWISGSASKSQTVKVQSGEDVKLLCPNISKHNSLTFWFRLVNRTEVSCISVMFDSNSPVRFCDGYQTGNFEMSSNISTLFLNINQVNVSDSGQYFCAFYMSGPLIFRVIYLNVDGDGEFDDAVDSESQKMSNVKLTLATVILGGLTVFLMMVIAGLLLKIRKLQKADDDKKDSQQSENLSSDDLNYATVTFASAAKRRELEPNVVYAATR, from the exons ATGATGACTTCTACCTTGGTAACAGCTTTATTCCTCTGCAGCTTTA ccTGGATCTCTGGCTCAGCGTCTAAGTCTCAGACTGTGAAGGTCCAGTCTGGTGAAGACGTCAAACTGCTGTGCccaaacatttctaaacataaCAGTTTGACTTTCTGGTTCAGACTGGTCAACAGGACCGAGGTCAGCTGTATCTCTGTTATGTTTGACTCTAACAGCCCAGTTCGCTTCTGCGATGGATATCAAACTGGAAATTTTGAAATGAGCTCCAACATCTCTACCCTCTTTCTCAACATCAATCAAGTGAATGTATCTGACTCTGGACAgtatttctgtgcattttacATGAGTGGACCTTTAATTTTCAGagtgatttatttaaatgttgacG GTGACGGTGAATTTGATGATGCTGTGGACAGCGAGTCTCAAA AAATGTCTAATGTAAAACTAACGCTGGCGACTGTGATCCTGGGCGGTCTGACTGTTTTCCTCATGATGGTCATCGCTGGTCTGCTTCTTAAAATCAGGAAACTTCAgaaag CTGATGATGACAAAAAAGATTCTCAACAGAGCGAG AATCTGAGCTCTGACGACTTGAACTACGCAACAGTGACCTTTGCTTCAGCAGCAAAAAGAAGAGAGCTGGAGCCAAATGTTGTGTATGCTGCCACCAGATAG
- the LOC108896020 gene encoding uncharacterized protein LOC108896020 isoform X1 translates to MNTMKTFTFITALILCSLSWISVSVSETQTVESQPGLHVTLLCSNISTYPTTTTWSRVVNRTEAGCVSSMYGSNSNASYCDGFQRGKFEMTSNMSIVFLNINQVDFYDAGLYLCGFYIDGQTVFRVINLRVQEGHDEPRDDMDGKKESKLTSEILTTVTVLHLMFSFGLVVKIRKLQTAAKEEHQNLRQRENVDSEYLMRLYSPTIRNRRPASEREVETHVIYTASRETQSGTDALSYYHSFSLTGV, encoded by the exons ATGAACACAATGAAGACCTTTACTTTCATAACAGCTTTAattctctgcagcctca gctggatctctgtctcagtgtctgagacTCAGACCGTGGAGAGCCAGCCTGGTCTCCatgtcacactgctgtgctcCAACATTTCTACATATCCAACGACGACGACCTGGTCAAGAGTGGTCAACAGAACCGAGGCTGGCTGCGTCTCCTCTATGTACGGCTCGAATAGCAATGCTTCATACTGCGATGGATTTCAAAGAGGAAAATTTGAAATGACATCAAATATGTCCATTGTCTTTCTCAACATCAACCAAGTGGACTTCTACGACGCGGGGCTGTACCTCTGTGGATTCTACATTGACGGACAGACAGTTTTCAGAGTGATCAATTTAAGAGTTCAAG AGGGTCATGATGAACCTCGTGATGACATGGATGGAAAAA AAGAGTCAAAGCTGACGAGTGAGATTCTGACCACTGTGACGGTTCTGCACTTAATGTTCAGCTTTGGTCTGGTTGTCAAAATAAGGAAGCTTCAGACAG cagctaaagaggaaCATCAGAATTTGCGACAGCGTGAG AATGTGGACTCTGAGTACCTGATGAGACTGTATTCACCAACAATAAGAAACAGGAGGCctgcatcagagagagaagtggagacTCATGTTATTTACACTGCCAGCAGAGAGACTCAGAGTGGAACTGATGCTTTATCTTATTATCATAGTTTCTCTTTGACTGGTGTTTGA
- the LOC108896020 gene encoding uncharacterized protein LOC108896020 isoform X2 → MNTMKTFTFITALILCSLSWISVSVSETQTVESQPGLHVTLLCSNISTYPTTTTWSRVVNRTEAGCVSSMYGSNSNASYCDGFQRGKFEMTSNMSIVFLNINQVDFYDAGLYLCGFYIDGQTVFRVINLRVQEGHDEPRDDMDGKKESKLTSEILTTVTVLHLMFSFGLVVKIRKLQTAKEEHQNLRQRENVDSEYLMRLYSPTIRNRRPASEREVETHVIYTASRETQSGTDALSYYHSFSLTGV, encoded by the exons ATGAACACAATGAAGACCTTTACTTTCATAACAGCTTTAattctctgcagcctca gctggatctctgtctcagtgtctgagacTCAGACCGTGGAGAGCCAGCCTGGTCTCCatgtcacactgctgtgctcCAACATTTCTACATATCCAACGACGACGACCTGGTCAAGAGTGGTCAACAGAACCGAGGCTGGCTGCGTCTCCTCTATGTACGGCTCGAATAGCAATGCTTCATACTGCGATGGATTTCAAAGAGGAAAATTTGAAATGACATCAAATATGTCCATTGTCTTTCTCAACATCAACCAAGTGGACTTCTACGACGCGGGGCTGTACCTCTGTGGATTCTACATTGACGGACAGACAGTTTTCAGAGTGATCAATTTAAGAGTTCAAG AGGGTCATGATGAACCTCGTGATGACATGGATGGAAAAA AAGAGTCAAAGCTGACGAGTGAGATTCTGACCACTGTGACGGTTCTGCACTTAATGTTCAGCTTTGGTCTGGTTGTCAAAATAAGGAAGCTTCAGACAG ctaaagaggaaCATCAGAATTTGCGACAGCGTGAG AATGTGGACTCTGAGTACCTGATGAGACTGTATTCACCAACAATAAGAAACAGGAGGCctgcatcagagagagaagtggagacTCATGTTATTTACACTGCCAGCAGAGAGACTCAGAGTGGAACTGATGCTTTATCTTATTATCATAGTTTCTCTTTGACTGGTGTTTGA